One Mercurialis annua linkage group LG3, ddMerAnnu1.2, whole genome shotgun sequence DNA window includes the following coding sequences:
- the LOC126672013 gene encoding squamosa promoter-binding-like protein 6 isoform X1 — translation MQSWNEKNLSCSFGNNDMAVENQYFGDLNYQELMVKQLPDNSARINALSSGIDGGKIMNPFMVNNMNGFSLEDESTSKLSSSIVESNSRDSSLIDLKLGRFADPITEVQNSRINCMSSCESCTPPKRVRIGVKSQSSAYCQVYGCNKDLSDSKEYHKRHKVCEAHSKTSKVIVNGNEQRFCQQCSRFHLLAEFDDGKRSCRKRLAGHNERRRKPQVGMHSGRTGRLLQPYNGYATNRFQGTALTSFICQDILPAEPLHPEKYGTSNWCRTIKAEDGSNFTPLSSIPLTSGHPHSKSLFSSNNLDKVFLTFQGIEGTNATASTFSESNIRYQHDLGGSNSGSRSLIQDASLGNEDFAAFDAASNIQELSGITNAGCALSLLSSQSNNFPNHSSGGSVACSSVIPGRNTHYSVSQVSEKLVRVGSQASAGRVPNKFGSPGTSSAEGSRLGSILLSDDAINFDITDGIYQGSNFLNSKDSMSDEDGTTIDLLQLSSQLERVEQQRQSMHVKQENDVFCWPHIT, via the exons ATGCAGTCTTGGAATGAAAAAAACTTATCCTGCAGTTTTGGTAACAATGATATGGCTGTTGAGAATCAGTACTTTGGAGATTTGAATTATCAAGAATTAATGGTGAAGCAATTGCCTGATAATTCAGCAAGAATTAATGCATTAAGTAGTGGAATTGATGGTGGAAAAATTATGAATCCATTTATGGTTAACAACATGAATGGTTTTTCTTTAGAAGATGAGTCCACATCAAAACTTTCTAGCTCAATTGTGGAGTCAAATAGTAGGGATTCTTCACTTATTGATTTGAAACTTGGAAGATTTGCTGATCCTATTACAGAGGTTCAGAATTCAAGAATTAATTGTATGTCTTCATGTGAATCATGCACTCCTCCTAAGAGAGTGAGAATTGGAGTGAAATCTCAGAGTTCAGCTTATTGCCAAGTTTATGGATGTAATAAAGATTTGAGTGACTCAAAAGAATATCATAAGAGACATAAAGTTTGTGAAGCTCACTCCAAGACTTCTAAAGTTATAGTCAATGGAAATGAGCAGAGGTTTTGCCAGCAATGCAGCAG GTTTCATTTGCTGGCTGAATTTGATGATGGTAAGCGCAGCTGTCGTAAACGCCTTGCAGGACACAATGAACGTCGGAGAAAGCCGCAAGTTGGTATGCATTCTGGAAGGACTGGAAGGCTACTTCAGCCATACAATG GCTATGCAACCAACAGATTTCAAGGGACTGCTTTAACATCTTTTATCTGTCAAGACATACTTCCTGCTGAACCGTTACATCCTGAGAAATATGGAACCAGTAATTGGTGCAGGACGATAAAAGCCGAAGATGGGTCGAATTTTACTCCACTATCGTCTATTCCATTGACAAGTGGGCATCCACATTCAAAATCCCTTTTCTCTTCAAACAACTTGGATAAAGTTTTTCTTACATTTCAAGGCATTGAAGGTACTAATGCAACAGCGAGCACCTTTAGCGAGAGCAATATCCGGTATCAACATGATCTAGGAGGCTCTAATTCCGGTTCACGTTCATTGATCCAGGACGCCTCATTAGGAAATGAAGACTTTGCTGCTTTTGATGCAGCATCAAATATTCAAGAACTATCAGGGATCACAAATGCTGGTTGTGCTCTCTCTCTTCTGTCATCTCAATCAAATAACTTCCCAAACCATTCATCGGGAGGTTCCGTGGCTTGCTCATCAGTTATTCCTGGAAGAAATACTCATTACAGTGTGAGCCAAGTCTCTGAAAAGCTGGTTCGAGTCGGTTCACAGGCTTCTGCTGGCAGGGTTCCTAACAAATTTGGTTCACCAGGAACTAGTTCGGCAGAAGGAAGCCGGTTGGGTTCAATACTGTTATCCGATGATGCCATCAATTTCGATATCACTGATGGGATATATCAAGGATCAAATTTTTTGAATTCCAAAGATAGCATGTCTGATGAAGATGGTACTACCATTGACTTGCTGCAACTGTCATCACAGCTTGAGCGAGTGGAACAACAGAGGCAATCCATGCATGTGAAGCAGGAAAATGATGTTTTCTGCTGGCCTCACATCACTTAA
- the LOC126672013 gene encoding squamosa promoter-binding-like protein 6 isoform X2 — MAVENQYFGDLNYQELMVKQLPDNSARINALSSGIDGGKIMNPFMVNNMNGFSLEDESTSKLSSSIVESNSRDSSLIDLKLGRFADPITEVQNSRINCMSSCESCTPPKRVRIGVKSQSSAYCQVYGCNKDLSDSKEYHKRHKVCEAHSKTSKVIVNGNEQRFCQQCSRFHLLAEFDDGKRSCRKRLAGHNERRRKPQVGMHSGRTGRLLQPYNGYATNRFQGTALTSFICQDILPAEPLHPEKYGTSNWCRTIKAEDGSNFTPLSSIPLTSGHPHSKSLFSSNNLDKVFLTFQGIEGTNATASTFSESNIRYQHDLGGSNSGSRSLIQDASLGNEDFAAFDAASNIQELSGITNAGCALSLLSSQSNNFPNHSSGGSVACSSVIPGRNTHYSVSQVSEKLVRVGSQASAGRVPNKFGSPGTSSAEGSRLGSILLSDDAINFDITDGIYQGSNFLNSKDSMSDEDGTTIDLLQLSSQLERVEQQRQSMHVKQENDVFCWPHIT; from the exons ATGGCTGTTGAGAATCAGTACTTTGGAGATTTGAATTATCAAGAATTAATGGTGAAGCAATTGCCTGATAATTCAGCAAGAATTAATGCATTAAGTAGTGGAATTGATGGTGGAAAAATTATGAATCCATTTATGGTTAACAACATGAATGGTTTTTCTTTAGAAGATGAGTCCACATCAAAACTTTCTAGCTCAATTGTGGAGTCAAATAGTAGGGATTCTTCACTTATTGATTTGAAACTTGGAAGATTTGCTGATCCTATTACAGAGGTTCAGAATTCAAGAATTAATTGTATGTCTTCATGTGAATCATGCACTCCTCCTAAGAGAGTGAGAATTGGAGTGAAATCTCAGAGTTCAGCTTATTGCCAAGTTTATGGATGTAATAAAGATTTGAGTGACTCAAAAGAATATCATAAGAGACATAAAGTTTGTGAAGCTCACTCCAAGACTTCTAAAGTTATAGTCAATGGAAATGAGCAGAGGTTTTGCCAGCAATGCAGCAG GTTTCATTTGCTGGCTGAATTTGATGATGGTAAGCGCAGCTGTCGTAAACGCCTTGCAGGACACAATGAACGTCGGAGAAAGCCGCAAGTTGGTATGCATTCTGGAAGGACTGGAAGGCTACTTCAGCCATACAATG GCTATGCAACCAACAGATTTCAAGGGACTGCTTTAACATCTTTTATCTGTCAAGACATACTTCCTGCTGAACCGTTACATCCTGAGAAATATGGAACCAGTAATTGGTGCAGGACGATAAAAGCCGAAGATGGGTCGAATTTTACTCCACTATCGTCTATTCCATTGACAAGTGGGCATCCACATTCAAAATCCCTTTTCTCTTCAAACAACTTGGATAAAGTTTTTCTTACATTTCAAGGCATTGAAGGTACTAATGCAACAGCGAGCACCTTTAGCGAGAGCAATATCCGGTATCAACATGATCTAGGAGGCTCTAATTCCGGTTCACGTTCATTGATCCAGGACGCCTCATTAGGAAATGAAGACTTTGCTGCTTTTGATGCAGCATCAAATATTCAAGAACTATCAGGGATCACAAATGCTGGTTGTGCTCTCTCTCTTCTGTCATCTCAATCAAATAACTTCCCAAACCATTCATCGGGAGGTTCCGTGGCTTGCTCATCAGTTATTCCTGGAAGAAATACTCATTACAGTGTGAGCCAAGTCTCTGAAAAGCTGGTTCGAGTCGGTTCACAGGCTTCTGCTGGCAGGGTTCCTAACAAATTTGGTTCACCAGGAACTAGTTCGGCAGAAGGAAGCCGGTTGGGTTCAATACTGTTATCCGATGATGCCATCAATTTCGATATCACTGATGGGATATATCAAGGATCAAATTTTTTGAATTCCAAAGATAGCATGTCTGATGAAGATGGTACTACCATTGACTTGCTGCAACTGTCATCACAGCTTGAGCGAGTGGAACAACAGAGGCAATCCATGCATGTGAAGCAGGAAAATGATGTTTTCTGCTGGCCTCACATCACTTAA